In one Populus nigra chromosome 12, ddPopNigr1.1, whole genome shotgun sequence genomic region, the following are encoded:
- the LOC133669125 gene encoding uncharacterized protein LOC133669125 codes for MANHDLILGQSHNLGLRQNQQLVLGHDHNLGLGQNHDLELGQTHEHHLGMGHDHELDLGHHHDHELGLGQSQDDEGEAGHSYGHENDLSMDRKPGQGDHELALSAQNHELALSENNELVVSENQELDDNLELTVVEEQEMGLEPAQDLTIEQSQLILYSPVIQARTLSIAPNFELAVGQEFPDVFSCRRALRDTAIALHFEMQTIKSDKTRFTAKCATEGCPWRIHAAKLPGVPTFTIRTIHESHTCGGISHLGHQQASVQWVANSVEQRLKENPNYRPKEILEEIHRVHGITLSYKQAWRGKERIMAAMRGSFEEGYRLLPQYCDQVKRTNPGSIASVYGNPTDNCFQHLFISFQASIYGFLNACRPLLGLDRTFLKSKYLGTLFLATGFDGDGALFPLAFGVVDEENDENWMWFLSELHNLLEINTENMPRLTILSDRQKGIVDGVEANFPTAFHGFCMRHLSESFRKEFNNTMLVNLLWEAAHALTVIEFEAKILEIEEISQDAAYWIRRIPPRLWATAYFEGTRFGHLTANIVESLNTWILEASGLPIIQMVECIRRQLMTWFNERRETSMQWTSILVPSAERRVAEALERARTYQVLRANEAEFEVISHEGTNIVDIRNRCCLCRGWQLYGLPCAHAVAALLSCRQNVHRFTESCFTVATYRKTYSQTIHPIPDKSLWIEFSEGDPDSNKIVEVIINPPKSLRPPGRPRKKRVRAEDRGRVKRVVHCSRCNQTGHFRTTCAAPI; via the coding sequence ATGGCTAACCATGACTTGATACTTGGGCAAAGTCACAATTTAGGGCTCAGGCAGAATCAACAGTTGGTCTTAGGCCATGATCACAATTTGGGTCTAGGCCAGAACCATGATTTAGAACTGGGGCAAACACATGAACATCATTTAGGTATGGGACATGATCATGAACTGGATTTAGGACATCATCATGACCATGAATTGGGTTTGGGACAGAGCCAGGATGATGAAGGGGAAGCTGGTCACAGTTATGGGCATGAGAATGATTTAAGTATGGATCGAAAACCTGGACAGGGAGACCATGAACTGGCTCTTTCTGCTCAGAACCATGAGTTAGCTTTATCAGAGAACAATGAATTGGTTGTTTCAGAAAACCAAGAACTTGATGACAACCTGGAACTAACTGTGGTCGAGGAGCAGGAAATGGGATTGGAACCTGCTCAGGATTTGACTATTGAGCAGTCCCAGCTCATACTATATAGTCCTGTTATTCAGGCCCGTACTCTTTCTATAGCTCCTAACTTTGAGCTGGCAGTGGGGCAAGAGTTTCCAGATGTCTTCAGCTGCCGCAGGGCATTGAGGGATACAGCGATTGCCCTTCACTTTGAAATGCAGACAATAAAATCTGACAAGACTCGTTTCACAGCTAAATGTGCAACTGAGGGATGTCCCTGGCGCATACATGCAGCAAAGCTCCCAGGTGTTCCAACTTTCACAATCAGGACCATCCATGAGTCTCATACATGTGGAGGAATTTCTCATCTTGGCCATCAACAAGCTTCAGTCCAATGGGTTGCAAACTCTGTGGAGCAACGGCTTAAGGAGAATCCTAATTACAGGCCAAAGGAGATATTAGAAGAGATTCACCGGGTACATGGTATCACTTTATCATATAAGCAAGCATGGAGAGGCAAGGAACGCATCATGGCTGCTATGCGTGGATCCTTTGAAGAAGGGTATCGCCTGCTTCCCCAGTATTGTGACCAGGTTAAACGGACAAATCCTGGGAGTATTGCATCTGTTTATGGAAACCCGACAGATAATTGCTTCCAGCATCTCTTCATATCATTTCAGGCATCGATTTATGGTTTTCTGAATGCCTGTCGGCCTCTCCTTGGCCTTGATAGAACATTTTTGAAAAGCAAGTACCTTGGTACTTTATTTCTTGCCACTGGCTTTGATGGGGATGGAGCTCTTTTTCCCTTGGCATTTGGTGTCGTTGATGAAGAGAATGATGAGAATTGGATGTGGTTTCTGTCTGAGCTTCATAACCTCCTTGAGATTAATACAGAAAACATGCCAAGGCTTACAATTTTGTCAGACAGGCAGAAGGGCATTGTAGATGGAGTGGAAGCAAATTTTCCGACTGCTTTTCATGGATTTTGCATGCGTCACTTGAGTGAAAGCTTCCGCAAAGAGTTCAATAACACAATGCTTGTCAACCTTCTATGGGAAGCTGCTCATGCTCTAACTGTGATTGAATTTGAGGCAAAAATTCTGGAAATTGAGGAGATATCACAAGATGCTGCATATTGGATACGGAGAATCCCCCCTCGGTTGTGGGCTACTGCATATTTTGAAGGTACTCGATTTGGACATTTGACAGCTAATATAGTTGAATCATTGAATACATGGATTTTGGAAGCATCCGGGCTTCCAATAATTCAGATGGTGGAATGCATTAGGAGGCAACTAATGACCTGGTTCAATGAACGCCGAGAGACCAGTATGCAGTGGACATCAATACTCGTGCCTTCTGCTGAGAGGCGTGTTGCAGAGGCGTTGGAGCGTGCACGCACTTATCAGGTGCTTCGTGCTAATGAAGCTGAATTTGAAGTTATATCTCATGAAGGAACAAATATTGTGGACATTCGGAACCGCTGTTGCCTTTGTCGGGGTTGGCAGCTATATGGTTTACCTTGTGCACATGCTGTGGCAGCACTTCTCTCTTGCAGGCAGAATGTGCATCGGTTTACGGAGAGCTGTTTTACTGTTGCAACCTATCGAAAGACTTATTCACAAACCATTCATCCAATTCCTGATAAAAGTCTCTGGATTGAGTTTTCTGAGGGAGATCCAGATTCCAACAAGATTGTTGAGGTTATCATCAATCCACCCAAATCACTTAGGCCACCCGGTCGTCCAAGAAAGAAGCGAGTACGAGCAGAAGATCGTGGCCGCGTGAAGCGAGTTGTGCATTGTAGCCGTTGCAATCAGACCGGCCATTTTAGAACAACATGTGCAGCACCCATCTAA
- the LOC133669180 gene encoding myosin-binding protein 1-like, with the protein MAASGVSSIQSKKKSWSISTALASAVLEWLLMCMLFTNAIFSYLITRFACQWELQTPCLLCSRLDHILGSRKLRYYWDLICGNHKLEVSSLVFCHAHNNLVDVHGMCENCLFSFATTNKSNAETYRLLVGKLGEDSSFGLDQDPLLDDHSSVARLCSCCNEPWIPRGYFQNLMRAASVGSGAANLDVLLSGTIKHDCSNIKKSKRSTSIRSTRRKTSGFDPLSHVGYTELKFISDTESEVMFFSDDGGANAATRKDISVGYVQPEPRTIILVDDSASEKLIDPVSAPEPSILTSKVLSDVIQSHNVTATASAFPIGNDLEELNWQQADWKANSFALPEFISHDKLPPSSISRDSPRKASKGRKHISLDEVPRSSYAKETPLEASKESKIISVNIVHPSSKWRENPVKISDERKLISLADFLPSSNGAETPVQGLKERCIAREVEDWQAYVMDCEDLCKAESQPARRTDTASEINPISGENGQQFANLSDLSDAYKLAVGNRGRQVSGVLAEQRTGKDSSRFSEELKLLLSQLSTSRDQSMNAMSPKVPISPRVPVSPKLSSNSDELRISDASSVLGMHILQKRITLERNESCLSLDGSIVSEIEGESAVDRLKRQVEHDKKLLSALYKELEEERNASTIAANQAMAMITRLQEEKATLHMEALQYLRMMEGQSEYDTEALKKKNDLLTEKEKEVQDLEEELEFYRSKFPDETIFQTPISDRKETGSSADHSEAGWIEDSTTTNRNSVTEKPNVCHKVEATNMSLGDKNIVTVNSSLLEFEDERSYIKQSLKRLKRKLYLLSNNGLSLDWINGEHSEGEKGNDLRELNKKVGVEQNIGAEKNELSMTDRRSEPVQGHVSALEKFFIGNENNEVFYSGESSPMPPREIDLDSLVNEVSDISERLEALEADRNFLEHVVNSVRYDEEGLHFIKEIASHLKEIRKIGIPKREQEQITA; encoded by the exons ATGGCTGCCAGTGGGGTTTCATCtattcaatcaaagaaaaagtccTGGAGTATCAGCACTGCTTTGGCATCTGCTGTTTTGGAATGGTTGCTAATGTGTATGCTCTTCACCAATGCTATTTTCTCGTATTTAATTACAAGATTTGCATGTCAATGGGAATTGCAAACCCCATGTTTGCTATGCTCAAGACTGGATCATATTCTGGGCTCTAGAAAGTTGAGATATTATTGGGATTTGATCTGTGGCAATCATAAGTTGGAGGTCTCATCCCTGGTTTTCTGTCACGCTCACAACAATCTCGTCGATGTCCATGGAATGTGTGAAAATTGCCTTTTCTCATTTGCCACCACCAATAAGTCCAATGCTGAAACATATAGATTGTTGGTTGGGAAGTTGGGGGAGGATTCTAGCTTTGGTTTAGATCAGGACCCACTACTTGATGATCATAGTTCAGTTGCGAGACTATGTTCTTGTTGCAATGAACCATGGATTCCGAGAGGATATTTCCAAAACTTGATGCGGGCTGCATCAGTTGGTTCCGGGGCTGCTAATCTTGATGTCCTTTTGTCAGGTACCATTAAACATGATTGCAGTAAcataaagaaaagtaaaagatCTACATCCATCAGAAGCACCCGTCGAAAAACTAGTGGGTTTGATCCTTTATCTCATGTAGGTTACACTGAACTCAAGTTCATTTCTGATACTGAATCTgaagtcatgtttttttctgATGATGGTGGTGCAAATGCTGCAACTCGCAAAGATATTTCAGTTGGATACGTGCAGCCAGAGCCTCGCACTATCATATTAGTCGATGATTCTGCCTCAGAGAAACTGATTGATCCGGTCTCTGCACCTGAGCCATCAATTTTGACCTCGAAGGTGCTATCAGATGTTATCCAGTCCCACAACGTTACAGCAACAGCATCTGCATTTCCTATTGGGAATGATTTGGAAGAGCTTAATTGGCAACAAGCTGATTGGAAGGCTAATTCCTTTGCACTTCCTGAGTTCATTTCCCATGATAAACTTCCTCCATCATCAATTTCCAGAGACAGCCCTCGAAAAGCGTCAAAAGGAAGAAAGCATATTTCTCTAGACGAAGTTCCTCGATCATCATATGCCAAAGAAACTCCATTGGAAGCATCGAAAGAAAGCAAGATTATTTCGGTGAACATTGTTCATCCATCATCAAAATGGAGAGAGAATCCTGTCAAAATTTCAGATGAGAGAAAGCTTATTTCTCTTGCTGACTTCCTTCCATCATCAAATGGAGCAGAAACTCCTGTTCAAGGATTAAAAGAGAGAT GTATAGCCAGAGAAGTGGAAGATTGGCAGGCATATGTGATGGATTGTGAGGATCTATGCAAGGCAGAAAGTCAGCCAGCTAGAAGAACTGACACAGCTTCAGAAATAAACCCTATTTCAGGTGAAAATGGTCAGCAATTTGCAAACTTATCGGATCTCAGTGATGCTTATAAGCTAGCTGTTGGCAATAGGGGAAGACAGGTGTCTGGTGTTCTTGCTGAACAAAGGACTGGGAAGGATTCTTCAAGATTTAGCGAAGAGTTGAAGCTTTTACTTTCACAGCTCTCCACTTCTAGAGACCAGTCAATGAATGCTATGAGTCCTAAAGTTCCTATCAGTCCTAGAGTCCCTGTTAGTCCTAAATTATCATCAAACAGTGATGAATTAAGGATTTCTGATGCTTCTAGTGTCTTAGGAATGCATATTCTTCAAAAGCGAATCACACTCGAAAGAAATGAATCTTGTCTATCTTTGGATGGAAGTATTGTCAGTGAAATTGAAGGTGAAAGTGCCGTTGATCGGTTAAAAAGGCAGGTTGAGCATGATAAAAAACTGCTGAGTGCATTGTACAAGGAATTGGAGGAAGAAAGGAATGCATCCACAATTGCTGCAAATCAAGCTATGGCCATGATTACTAGACTACAGGAGGAGAAGGCAACACTCCACATGGAAGCTCTGCAGTACCTAAGAATGATGGAGGGGCAATCTGAGTATGATACGGAGGCcctgaaaaaaaagaatgaccTTCTCACAGAGAAGGAGAAAGAGGTCCAAGATCTAGAAGAGGAGCTTGAGTTTTATAGGAGCAAGTTCCCCGATGAAACAATCTTTCAGACACCGATTTCTGATAGAAAGGAAACAGGTTCAAGTGCGGATCACTCAGAAGCTGGCTGGATAGAAGATAGCACAACCACCAATAGAAACTCGGTTACAGAAAAACCTAATGTCTGCCATAAAGTTGAAGCAACGAATATGTCACTTGGGGATAAGAATATCGTTACTGTGAATAGTTCTTTGTTAGAGTTTGAAGATGAAAGGTCATATATTAAACAAAGTTTGAAGAGGTTGAAAAGGAAGCTTTATCTGTTATCTAACAACGGGCTAAGCTTAGACTGGATCAACGGTGAACATTCTGAAGGAGAAAAAGGAAATGACTTGAGGGAGCTGAATAAAAAAGTCGGTGTTGAACAGAACATTGGGGCAGAAAAGAATGAATTATCAATGACTGATAGAAGAAGCGAGCCTGTTCAAGGACATGTTTCTGCACTTGAGAAATTTTTCATTGGTAACGAGAACAATGAGGTTTTTTATAGTGGGGAAAGCTCTCCTATGCCCCCTCGAGAAATTGATCTAGACTCTCTCGTAAATGAAGTTTCTGATATAAGTGAGAGGTTGGAAGCTCTTGAGGCAGACCGGAATTTCCTTGAGCACGTCGTTAACTCAGTCAGATATGATGAGGAAGGGCTTCATTTTATTAAGGAGATAGCTTCTCACCTGAAAGAAATACGAAAGATCGGGATACCGAAAAGGGAGCAGGAGCAAATCACTGCTTAA